A single region of the Methanobrevibacter boviskoreani JH1 genome encodes:
- a CDS encoding DUF4422 domain-containing protein yields MTKKTEVYVITHSPDDIVNIKEDEIYKPLFVGRNGQDNMGFLSDDSGDNISSKNPAYCELTGLYWMWKNSDADIIGLVHYRRYFAKRKYGKILDKNDLEEIFKDYDIILPKRTTSLFDNVYEDYAHWNYAQDLDLCREIIEETTPEYLNSFDKVMEGNSLYYYNMFIAPKYVIVGYCQWIFPLLFELEKRVDLKGYDSYQQRIYGFLTERLFDVWMDMQDLKVKECELKVIGRRLNFHMWIAKRWITRFVYKNIYVGLLHKSKKR; encoded by the coding sequence ATGACTAAAAAAACAGAAGTATATGTAATCACCCATAGTCCAGACGACATTGTAAATATCAAGGAGGATGAGATCTACAAACCCCTATTTGTAGGTCGAAACGGTCAAGACAATATGGGATTTTTAAGTGATGACTCCGGAGACAATATCTCCAGTAAGAATCCGGCATACTGTGAATTGACCGGTCTTTATTGGATGTGGAAGAACTCCGATGCGGATATTATTGGTTTAGTTCATTACAGACGTTACTTTGCAAAAAGAAAATATGGTAAAATATTAGATAAAAACGATTTGGAGGAAATCTTTAAGGACTATGATATAATCCTACCTAAAAGAACCACATCCCTATTCGATAACGTTTACGAGGACTATGCACATTGGAACTATGCACAGGATCTTGATTTGTGTAGGGAGATCATTGAGGAGACAACTCCAGAGTATTTAAATAGCTTTGACAAGGTTATGGAAGGAAACTCACTTTACTACTATAATATGTTTATCGCTCCAAAATATGTGATTGTAGGTTACTGCCAGTGGATTTTCCCTCTTTTATTCGAACTTGAAAAAAGGGTAGATTTAAAGGGTTACGACTCCTATCAACAGAGAATCTACGGATTTCTAACCGAAAGATTGTTTGACGTATGGATGGATATGCAGGATTTAAAAGTTAAGGAATGTGAGCTAAAGGTAATTGGAAGAAGGCTGAATTTTCATATGTGGATAGCTAAACGTTGGATTACCAGGTTTGTATATAAAAATATCTATGTTGGACTTCTACATAAAAGTAAAAAAAGATAA
- a CDS encoding glycosyltransferase family 2 protein — translation MTYKISIIIPTYNAKNYLMTAIDSVINQDFGFNNIELILVDDNSNDGTKEILKELSNKYENIVPIFLKENSGSPSKPRNIGIQNASSEYIMFLDNDDYYCPDFCKTMYNTITKYNADVISCRNYDYINGEFRKFHSILDKKDEIIELNSIEEDTSLLTVTSMLIWNKIYKRKFLLKNNIIVPIGTLYEDVYFNLNVYINAHSIVFLNDFYGYVYNIRLDENNKSTSQDFKESNLNKFYRGLKNIFNLLDKENKKFDSFEAEMLVGFSKWLIMTPSNTKNKLKMFNDFKPHYKKFNVFTRLNHISLINNIIINILIKFISLNDNCLKLVLKLYNVIS, via the coding sequence TTGACTTATAAAATTTCTATAATTATTCCTACTTACAATGCAAAAAATTATTTAATGACTGCTATTGATTCTGTAATTAATCAAGACTTTGGATTTAATAATATTGAATTAATTCTAGTAGATGATAATTCAAATGACGGAACTAAAGAAATATTAAAAGAATTATCAAATAAATATGAAAATATTGTCCCAATATTTCTTAAGGAAAATAGTGGATCCCCTTCTAAACCTAGAAACATTGGAATTCAAAATGCTAGTTCTGAATATATAATGTTTTTAGACAATGACGATTATTATTGCCCTGATTTTTGTAAAACAATGTATAACACCATCACAAAATACAATGCAGATGTTATTTCATGCAGAAATTATGATTATATCAACGGAGAATTTAGAAAATTCCATTCTATTTTAGATAAAAAAGATGAAATAATCGAATTAAATTCAATTGAAGAAGATACTTCTTTATTAACAGTTACATCTATGCTTATATGGAACAAAATATATAAAAGGAAATTTTTATTAAAAAACAATATTATTGTTCCCATTGGTACATTATATGAAGATGTTTATTTTAATTTAAATGTTTATATTAATGCTCATTCAATTGTCTTCTTAAATGATTTTTATGGTTATGTTTATAATATAAGATTAGATGAAAATAATAAATCCACCTCACAAGATTTTAAAGAATCAAATTTAAACAAATTTTATAGAGGTTTGAAAAATATTTTTAATTTATTAGATAAAGAAAACAAAAAATTTGATAGTTTCGAAGCTGAAATGTTAGTAGGATTTAGTAAATGGTTAATAATGACTCCTTCCAATACAAAAAACAAATTAAAAATGTTTAATGATTTTAAACCACATTATAAAAAATTTAATGTTTTCACTAGATTAAATCACATCTCATTAATCAATAATATTATCATAAATATACTAATTAAATTCATTTCTTTAAATGATAATTGTTTAAAACTTGTTTTAAAATTATATAATGTTATTTCATAA
- a CDS encoding glycosyltransferase family 2 protein — MTYKVSVIIPTYNAEKSIKRCIDSVINQTFGFENIELLICDDKSTDNTQELIKDYARKYNNIKPIFLEKNSGPGYVRGLTIENATSPYIMFLDSDDAYEKDICEVLYNSIQSNCVDYVQCNFKIITEDKDITYNDESYFPDYPFIPEEYPRAYTQSMVWDKIYKTKIVKNKNLKLYKTYFPDDGLFNIEFLVNSNSKILILKDYYGYNYYIHDDSLTKSIPYRNIEKYPKGLIKLSDLLIEKQIDSKLYDTIINTLYYYILFNLTITTDLNKKDYKKEIDNAYVAEKYLPIKIRPTMKWTRILNELVMKKRYSLVRYYCKTINSLSQSKILLKIYRTRINKFNKG; from the coding sequence TTGACATATAAAGTATCTGTTATTATTCCAACCTATAATGCAGAAAAATCAATCAAACGATGCATAGACTCTGTCATAAATCAAACATTTGGATTTGAAAATATTGAATTATTGATTTGCGATGATAAATCAACAGATAATACACAGGAATTAATCAAAGATTATGCAAGAAAATATAATAACATCAAACCAATTTTTTTAGAAAAAAATAGCGGTCCAGGATATGTTAGAGGATTAACTATTGAAAATGCGACCTCACCATATATAATGTTTTTAGATAGCGATGATGCATATGAAAAGGATATCTGCGAAGTATTATACAATTCTATCCAATCAAATTGTGTGGATTATGTTCAGTGCAATTTTAAAATAATAACGGAAGATAAAGATATTACTTACAATGACGAATCATACTTTCCAGACTATCCGTTTATACCTGAGGAATATCCAAGGGCATACACACAGTCAATGGTTTGGGATAAAATCTATAAAACGAAAATTGTCAAAAATAAAAATTTAAAATTATATAAAACATACTTCCCTGATGATGGGCTTTTTAATATTGAATTTTTAGTAAACTCCAATTCAAAAATTCTGATTTTAAAGGATTACTACGGATATAATTATTATATCCACGATGATTCCCTTACTAAAAGCATACCCTATCGAAACATTGAAAAATATCCGAAAGGTTTAATAAAATTATCAGATTTACTTATTGAAAAACAGATTGATAGTAAACTCTATGATACAATTATCAACACTTTATATTATTATATATTATTTAATCTTACAATAACCACAGATTTAAACAAAAAGGACTATAAAAAAGAAATAGACAATGCATACGTTGCAGAAAAATATTTACCTATTAAAATAAGACCTACAATGAAATGGACAAGGATTTTAAATGAGTTGGTTATGAAAAAAAGATATAGTCTAGTTAGATATTATTGTAAAACAATCAATTCATTAAGTCAATCAAAAATCTTATTAAAGATTTATAGAACAAGAATAAATAAATTCAACAAAGGTTAA